A single genomic interval of Methylobacterium bullatum harbors:
- the bclA gene encoding Benzoate--CoA ligase, with translation MDAPSELARGIAPPVLDTFPRDHLPPRDTWPDLLVALPDLRYPRRLNCVTQFLDRWIAEGRGHALCLIGEHESLTYRQLFERVNRIANVLVNRLGLRPGNRVLLRSGNTPMMVATYLAVLKAGGIVVATMPLLRAREIAYPLNKAQIAIALCDRRLADDMEGARAHAPGLERVVYWGGGPNSLEALMSAESPSFTAVDTGADEVCLIAFTSGTTGEPKGAMHFHRDMLAICDTYARHVVRAGPDDRFIGSAPFAFTFGLAIILFPMRVGASAVVLEKAGPEDLALAIGRERATICFTAPTAYRAMLAKRTAYDLSSLRRCISAGESLNRATFDAWKTATGLTLLDGIGGTEMLHIYLASPEEEVRPGATGRPVPGYEARVVDDQGHEVAPGTIGRLAVRGPTGCRYLADPRQTTYVVDGWNYPGDSYLMDEDGYFWYQARCDDMIVASGYNISGPEVEAALLRHPDVLECGVVGAPDPERGTIVKAYVVLAPGATVHAKTLQDFVKAEIAPYKYPRAIEYVACLPKTASGKIQRFELRRLAAEQAAAGASVSVPA, from the coding sequence GTGGATGCGCCGTCCGAACTCGCCAGGGGTATTGCTCCCCCCGTCCTCGATACCTTTCCCCGCGACCATCTTCCGCCGCGCGACACCTGGCCCGACCTGCTCGTCGCGCTGCCGGACCTGCGCTACCCCCGCCGCCTGAACTGCGTGACGCAGTTCCTGGACCGTTGGATCGCCGAGGGGCGTGGCCATGCCCTCTGCCTGATCGGCGAGCATGAATCGCTCACCTATCGCCAGCTCTTCGAGCGTGTGAACCGCATCGCAAACGTGCTGGTGAACCGGCTCGGCCTCCGGCCCGGTAACCGCGTGCTCCTGCGCTCGGGCAACACGCCGATGATGGTGGCGACCTACCTCGCCGTGCTGAAAGCAGGGGGCATCGTCGTCGCCACCATGCCGCTGCTGCGGGCACGGGAGATCGCCTATCCGCTGAACAAGGCGCAGATCGCCATTGCCCTGTGCGATCGTCGCCTCGCGGATGACATGGAGGGTGCGCGCGCCCACGCGCCGGGCCTGGAACGGGTGGTCTACTGGGGCGGCGGGCCCAACTCCCTCGAGGCATTGATGAGCGCCGAGAGTCCGTCCTTCACCGCCGTCGACACCGGGGCAGACGAGGTCTGCCTCATCGCCTTCACATCCGGGACCACGGGGGAACCGAAGGGAGCGATGCACTTTCACCGCGACATGCTCGCGATCTGTGACACCTACGCCCGGCACGTGGTCCGGGCCGGGCCGGACGATCGCTTCATCGGTTCAGCGCCCTTCGCCTTCACCTTCGGCCTCGCCATCATCCTGTTCCCGATGCGGGTCGGCGCTTCCGCCGTCGTTCTGGAGAAGGCCGGTCCCGAGGATCTGGCCCTGGCGATCGGACGTGAACGGGCCACGATCTGCTTCACCGCGCCGACCGCTTATCGGGCCATGCTGGCCAAGCGCACGGCCTACGATCTCTCGTCCCTGCGCCGCTGCATTTCGGCGGGTGAATCCCTCAACCGGGCGACCTTCGACGCCTGGAAGACCGCGACCGGCCTGACGCTCCTCGACGGCATCGGCGGCACCGAAATGCTGCACATCTATCTCGCTTCTCCGGAGGAAGAGGTACGCCCCGGCGCCACCGGCCGGCCGGTGCCAGGCTATGAGGCCCGCGTGGTCGACGACCAGGGTCACGAGGTGGCACCGGGGACGATCGGGCGCCTCGCCGTGCGCGGTCCGACCGGCTGCCGCTACCTCGCCGATCCGCGCCAGACCACCTACGTCGTCGACGGCTGGAACTATCCGGGCGACAGCTACCTCATGGATGAGGACGGCTACTTCTGGTATCAGGCCCGCTGCGACGACATGATCGTCGCCTCCGGCTACAACATCTCCGGGCCGGAAGTGGAGGCTGCCCTCCTGCGCCATCCAGACGTGCTCGAATGCGGCGTCGTCGGCGCCCCCGATCCCGAGCGCGGGACCATTGTCAAGGCTTACGTGGTCCTCGCCCCCGGCGCGACGGTCCACGCAAAGACGCTTCAAGATTTCGTCAAGGCCGAGATCGCGCCCTATAAGTATCCGCGCGCCATCGAGTACGTTGCCTGCCTGCCCAAGACGGCCTCCGGCAAGATCCAACGTTTCGAGCTGCGCCGGCTCGCCGCCGAGCAGGCCGCCGCCGGGGCGTCGGTCTCGGTGCCGGCATGA
- the qdoI gene encoding Quercetin 2,3-dioxygenase produces MSDIGPLPAGITRSGEGVDGTVWNILGHTYWFKANCDSAFSFETYDPPGTFVPPHIHPTQDEFIYVLEGTFDLYLDGQWLQAKPGDLVCMPKGKPHAYYNRTDTPNRAIFWVSPGRKLKELFGLLHDLTDPEEVVRRSATCEVDFLPPGSVPGA; encoded by the coding sequence ATGAGCGATATCGGACCACTTCCGGCGGGCATCACGAGATCCGGCGAGGGCGTCGATGGAACCGTGTGGAATATCCTGGGGCACACCTACTGGTTCAAGGCCAATTGCGACAGTGCGTTCTCATTCGAGACTTACGATCCTCCGGGAACGTTCGTTCCGCCGCACATCCACCCGACCCAGGACGAGTTCATCTACGTCCTGGAGGGAACCTTCGATCTCTACTTGGATGGACAATGGCTGCAAGCCAAGCCTGGCGACCTCGTCTGCATGCCGAAGGGTAAGCCGCACGCGTATTACAACCGCACCGACACGCCCAACCGGGCGATCTTCTGGGTGAGCCCGGGCCGGAAGTTGAAAGAGTTGTTCGGCCTCCTGCACGACCTCACCGATCCGGAAGAGGTCGTGCGCCGCTCCGCCACCTGCGAGGTGGACTTCTTGCCGCCGGGATCCGTTCCGGGCGCCTGA
- a CDS encoding Baeyer-Villiger monooxygenase, producing MVTQRTVCVIGSGISGLAAAKAFQERGHRVTVLERGPELGGVWEPSRSYPDVKTQTPKGIYAFSQMSMPADYPEWPSGGQVFAYLRAYAERFGLLSLIRFGQSVTALTKRTDRGWDVATTGADGVVRTERYDFVALCTGQFSQKNAPVHPGADAFRAAGGTILHSSEHTDAESVRGKRVIVLGFSKSATDVAVSAVKHGAEAVTLVFLEPAWKIPYFFGGLVNFKNILYCRAAESMFLPFNAGPVRRFVQKLATPLIWANWRALEALLKVQFKLGKNGLLPRTRIEDDIHCNLAVETPGFYKLVTDGKITAIRGTITAYDGANAVLTGGQRVPADLVVMATGWRQEIPILNDSDRAKLVAEDGQYKLYRMIVNPDLADLGFVGFNSSFATNLSAELGANWLVRFMDGQLARQPSRAQMETGIARSLAWRRTERLSARTYGGLCIAPYHNHHFSGLLGDIGVRTREANPITAAFAPLRPPVYAKLLARAPAYRATPAAKPVDLTVVEASHAA from the coding sequence ATGGTCACGCAACGCACCGTCTGCGTCATCGGCTCGGGCATTAGCGGGCTCGCCGCCGCCAAGGCGTTCCAAGAGCGCGGCCACCGCGTGACGGTGCTGGAGCGCGGCCCCGAACTGGGGGGCGTGTGGGAGCCGTCACGCTCCTATCCGGACGTGAAGACCCAGACCCCCAAGGGGATCTACGCCTTCAGCCAGATGTCGATGCCGGCCGATTATCCCGAATGGCCGTCCGGCGGCCAGGTCTTCGCCTACCTGCGGGCCTATGCCGAACGCTTCGGCCTGCTCTCCCTGATCCGCTTCGGCCAATCGGTGACCGCCCTGACGAAGCGGACGGATCGCGGCTGGGACGTGGCGACGACGGGCGCCGACGGCGTGGTGCGGACGGAGCGTTACGACTTCGTCGCCCTCTGTACCGGGCAGTTCAGCCAGAAGAACGCGCCGGTCCATCCCGGCGCCGACGCGTTCCGGGCGGCGGGAGGGACGATCCTGCATTCGAGCGAGCACACGGACGCCGAATCGGTGCGAGGCAAGCGGGTCATCGTACTCGGGTTCTCGAAATCGGCGACCGACGTGGCCGTGAGCGCGGTCAAGCACGGTGCCGAGGCGGTGACGCTCGTCTTCTTGGAGCCGGCCTGGAAGATCCCGTACTTCTTCGGCGGCCTCGTGAATTTCAAGAACATCCTCTATTGCCGCGCGGCAGAATCGATGTTCCTGCCCTTCAATGCCGGCCCCGTACGGCGCTTCGTTCAGAAGCTCGCCACCCCGCTGATCTGGGCGAACTGGCGCGCCCTGGAGGCGCTCCTGAAGGTTCAGTTCAAGCTCGGCAAGAACGGCCTCCTGCCCAGGACGCGGATCGAGGACGACATCCATTGCAACCTCGCGGTCGAGACGCCGGGCTTCTACAAGCTCGTCACGGACGGCAAGATCACGGCGATCCGGGGCACCATCACCGCCTATGACGGGGCGAACGCCGTGCTCACCGGGGGGCAGCGCGTTCCGGCCGACCTCGTGGTCATGGCCACCGGCTGGCGCCAGGAGATTCCGATCCTGAATGACTCCGACCGTGCCAAGCTCGTGGCCGAGGACGGACAGTACAAGCTCTACCGGATGATCGTGAACCCGGATCTGGCGGATCTCGGTTTCGTCGGCTTCAACTCCAGCTTCGCGACGAACCTCTCGGCCGAACTCGGGGCCAACTGGCTCGTGCGGTTCATGGACGGACAGCTCGCGCGGCAGCCGAGTCGAGCGCAGATGGAGACGGGGATCGCGCGGTCGCTGGCGTGGCGGCGCACCGAACGTCTTTCCGCCAGGACCTATGGTGGCCTCTGCATCGCCCCTTACCACAATCACCACTTCTCCGGGCTGCTCGGCGACATCGGCGTCCGAACTCGCGAGGCGAACCCGATCACCGCCGCGTTCGCGCCCTTGCGGCCTCCCGTCTACGCGAAGCTGCTCGCGCGGGCTCCGGCCTATCGGGCGACTCCCGCCGCCAAGCCGGTCGACCTCACGGTCGTCGAGGCGTCGCACGCCGCCTGA
- the exsA gene encoding Exoenzyme S synthesis regulatory protein ExsA codes for MLGHSVDKYVTGRLLDTSNDLRWSNLHAERWSHMPGELPSLTPRDTEIAVQLGGRTFVERVGDGRRQKTHGHRGTIWLCPAGIEENYINIADPMVDCLHMFMPAHPFEQTMLRDLDLDPARCELRYDVIAQDPFIEYVTCRVIDEMEHETTAGRLLIETLGVALAAHLVHRYSAATIRIPESGDKPLDRRRLERVENYITAHLFEDFAVADLASAACMSVAHFTRSFRAATGRTPYEYVSGRRLERAKHRLMTEDTPISEIAAAIGFSSQANFTRAFRKAMGVTPAQMRSSAQK; via the coding sequence ATGCTGGGCCATTCTGTCGACAAGTACGTGACAGGCCGGCTGCTCGACACGTCGAACGATTTGCGCTGGTCGAACCTGCACGCCGAGCGCTGGAGCCACATGCCTGGCGAACTCCCGTCCCTGACTCCACGCGATACCGAAATTGCCGTCCAGTTGGGCGGTCGCACCTTCGTTGAACGCGTCGGGGACGGACGGCGTCAAAAAACGCACGGCCATCGCGGCACGATTTGGCTCTGCCCGGCCGGGATCGAGGAAAACTATATCAATATCGCCGATCCGATGGTCGACTGTCTGCATATGTTCATGCCGGCTCACCCCTTCGAGCAGACGATGCTGCGGGATCTCGACCTAGACCCCGCCCGGTGTGAATTGCGCTACGACGTGATCGCGCAGGATCCCTTCATCGAGTACGTTACCTGTCGCGTCATAGATGAAATGGAGCACGAGACCACAGCCGGGCGTCTTCTCATCGAAACACTGGGAGTCGCGCTGGCGGCCCATCTCGTCCATCGCTATTCGGCCGCGACCATCCGCATCCCGGAGAGCGGCGACAAGCCCCTCGATCGACGACGCCTGGAACGGGTCGAGAATTACATCACGGCGCACCTGTTTGAGGATTTCGCGGTCGCCGATCTGGCCTCGGCCGCCTGCATGAGCGTGGCGCATTTTACCCGCAGTTTCCGCGCGGCGACGGGCCGGACCCCATACGAGTATGTGAGTGGCCGCAGGCTCGAACGCGCCAAGCACCGGCTCATGACCGAGGATACACCGATCTCCGAGATCGCCGCGGCTATCGGCTTCTCGTCACAGGCGAATTTCACGCGCGCTTTCCGTAAAGCGATGGGCGTGACCCCTGCCCAGATGCGGTCCTCTGCTCAGAAGTAG
- the sdgC gene encoding Salicyloyl-CoA 5-hydroxylase, whose translation MGAVTKVNAVGPEARPGEAPAGGSRSRAAALRIAVVGAGPAGLYLSILVRKRFPAARITVYERNRPDDTFGFGVVFSDATLDIFERYDPESYTRITREFAYWDDIAIHVKDEVHRIGGNGFCGCARSTLLSILQERALALGVEMVFQAEADAEAFDDHDLVVVADGINSVYRQRHAEHFGTTVDLRPNRFVWMGSTKPLDAFTFLFRETEWGPFIAHAYQYERGRSTWVFETDPDTFARAGLGGLDEAGSAAFMKRVFADFLGEHPLLTNRSIWRQFPMIRNARWVRGNRVLLGDAKATAHFSIGSGTKLAMEDAIALYEALVAEPEVSAALGRFESGRREAVEKIQHAADVSLVWFEHVARYLNFEPVQFAFGAMTRAKAITYDNLRLRAPDFVATMDRTFAEGVRRAGFDVSLDRPAAPMFQPLRLREMVIPNRVAMSPMCLYSAKDGVPNDFHLVHYGARAMGGPGLMFTEMTCVSREARITPGCAGLYTDEQEAAWSRIVGFVHANAATKFCLQLGHAGRKGATRLMWEGIDRPLDTGGWEVMSASSLPYFPDSTVPREMDRADMEAVTADFVSATHRAERAGFDMLELHCAHGYLLASFLSPLTNHRTDAYGGSLENRLRFPLAVFAAMRAAWPFHKPMSVRLSATDWAEGGLTAEDSVAIANAFREAGVDLVDVSTGQTVAASRPLYGRMFQTPFAERIRNEAGTATMCVGNITTPDQINTILAAGRADIVALGRPHLADPGFTLRAAAWYGAEEIHCPPQYAPGKDQVFRNSGRDRAELEDLKLRGRPRTRAELRVRPSADTP comes from the coding sequence ATGGGTGCGGTCACCAAGGTCAATGCCGTCGGTCCGGAAGCTCGGCCGGGCGAAGCGCCCGCGGGCGGGAGCCGGAGCAGGGCCGCGGCCCTGCGCATCGCCGTCGTGGGCGCGGGTCCGGCAGGCCTCTACTTGTCCATCCTGGTCCGGAAGCGGTTCCCGGCCGCGCGGATCACCGTCTACGAGCGCAATCGGCCCGACGACACCTTCGGATTCGGAGTGGTGTTCTCGGACGCCACCCTCGACATTTTCGAGCGCTACGATCCCGAAAGCTACACCCGGATTACCCGGGAATTCGCCTACTGGGACGACATCGCCATCCACGTGAAGGACGAGGTCCACCGGATTGGCGGCAACGGCTTCTGCGGCTGCGCGCGATCGACCCTGCTGAGCATCCTGCAGGAGCGCGCCCTCGCCCTCGGCGTCGAGATGGTCTTCCAGGCGGAGGCCGACGCGGAGGCGTTCGACGATCATGACCTCGTCGTCGTGGCCGACGGCATCAACAGCGTCTACCGGCAGCGCCACGCCGAGCATTTCGGCACCACGGTGGACCTGCGGCCGAACCGCTTTGTCTGGATGGGGTCGACCAAGCCGCTGGACGCCTTCACGTTCCTGTTCCGTGAGACGGAGTGGGGACCGTTCATCGCCCATGCCTATCAGTATGAGCGCGGACGCTCGACCTGGGTGTTCGAGACCGACCCCGATACGTTCGCGCGCGCCGGGCTCGGCGGACTCGACGAGGCCGGCTCGGCCGCCTTCATGAAACGCGTCTTCGCCGATTTCCTGGGTGAGCATCCGCTGCTCACCAACCGCTCGATCTGGCGGCAATTCCCGATGATCCGCAACGCACGCTGGGTGCGCGGCAACCGGGTCCTGCTCGGCGACGCCAAGGCCACGGCGCATTTCTCCATCGGCTCCGGCACCAAGCTCGCCATGGAGGACGCCATCGCGCTTTACGAGGCCCTGGTGGCCGAGCCGGAGGTTTCCGCGGCCCTCGGCCGCTTCGAGAGCGGGCGGCGCGAGGCGGTCGAGAAGATTCAGCACGCGGCCGACGTCTCTCTCGTCTGGTTCGAGCACGTGGCGCGCTACCTGAATTTCGAGCCGGTGCAGTTCGCCTTCGGGGCGATGACGCGCGCGAAGGCGATCACCTACGACAACCTGCGCCTGCGCGCGCCCGACTTCGTCGCCACGATGGATCGCACCTTCGCCGAAGGCGTGCGGCGGGCGGGCTTCGACGTCTCCCTCGACAGGCCCGCCGCGCCGATGTTCCAGCCCCTCCGCCTGCGCGAGATGGTGATCCCCAACCGGGTCGCGATGTCGCCCATGTGCCTGTACTCGGCGAAGGACGGCGTTCCGAACGACTTCCACCTCGTCCATTACGGCGCGCGGGCCATGGGTGGCCCGGGCCTGATGTTCACCGAGATGACCTGCGTCTCGCGCGAGGCTCGCATCACGCCGGGCTGCGCCGGGCTCTACACGGACGAACAGGAAGCGGCCTGGAGCCGCATCGTCGGATTCGTCCACGCGAACGCGGCGACGAAATTCTGTCTCCAGCTCGGCCATGCCGGGCGAAAAGGTGCGACCAGGCTCATGTGGGAGGGCATCGACCGCCCCCTCGACACGGGCGGCTGGGAGGTGATGTCGGCCTCGAGCCTTCCCTATTTCCCGGACAGCACCGTGCCGCGGGAGATGGACCGCGCCGACATGGAGGCGGTGACCGCCGATTTCGTCTCCGCCACGCACCGCGCCGAGCGGGCCGGCTTCGATATGCTGGAACTGCACTGCGCCCACGGCTACCTGCTGGCGAGCTTCCTCTCGCCGCTCACGAACCACCGTACGGACGCCTATGGCGGCAGCCTCGAGAACCGGCTGCGCTTTCCCCTTGCGGTGTTCGCGGCGATGCGGGCGGCGTGGCCCTTCCACAAGCCCATGTCGGTGCGCCTCTCGGCCACCGACTGGGCCGAGGGCGGCCTGACAGCGGAGGACTCGGTGGCGATCGCGAACGCCTTCCGCGAGGCCGGCGTCGACCTCGTCGACGTCTCCACCGGCCAGACCGTCGCCGCCTCGCGCCCCCTCTACGGGCGGATGTTCCAGACACCCTTCGCGGAGCGGATCCGCAACGAAGCCGGCACGGCGACCATGTGCGTGGGCAACATCACGACGCCGGACCAGATCAACACCATCCTGGCGGCGGGCCGGGCGGACATCGTCGCCCTCGGGCGTCCGCATCTCGCTGATCCGGGCTTCACCCTACGGGCGGCGGCCTGGTACGGCGCGGAGGAGATTCACTGCCCACCCCAGTATGCCCCCGGCAAGGATCAGGTCTTTCGCAATTCAGGGCGCGACCGCGCGGAGCTGGAGGATCTCAAGCTGCGCGGGCGTCCCAGGACCCGAGCCGAATTGCGGGTACGGCCCTCGGCCGACACACCGTGA
- the mhqR gene encoding HTH-type transcriptional regulator MhqR, whose product MRAWLRLLTCTTLIENEIRSRLREQFDFTLPRFDLLAQLDKAEDGLVLGEASKLLMVSAGNVTAVVEKLLANGYITRQSSPTDRRVQIIRLTHAGRAAFRTMAEAHSGWVDELFAGLSEAELTTLTDSLARLKRSAHDGIAPREPSRRKGRG is encoded by the coding sequence GTGCGCGCGTGGCTGCGCCTTCTCACCTGCACCACGCTGATCGAGAACGAGATCCGCTCGCGCCTGCGCGAGCAGTTCGACTTCACGCTGCCGCGCTTCGATCTTCTGGCCCAGCTCGACAAGGCCGAGGACGGGCTGGTGCTCGGCGAAGCCTCGAAGCTCCTGATGGTCTCGGCCGGTAACGTCACGGCCGTGGTCGAGAAGTTGCTGGCCAACGGCTACATCACCCGCCAATCCTCGCCGACCGACCGTCGTGTCCAGATCATCCGCCTGACCCATGCGGGCCGTGCCGCCTTCCGCACCATGGCGGAGGCCCATAGCGGCTGGGTCGACGAGCTGTTCGCCGGCCTCTCGGAGGCCGAACTCACGACGCTGACGGACAGCCTGGCCCGCCTCAAACGCTCCGCGCATGACGGGATCGCGCCCCGCGAGCCCTCCCGTCGCAAGGGGAGAGGCTGA
- a CDS encoding RutC family protein, with translation MSTMIETPRRSAAFLQPTGWPVPRGYANGMAASGRLVVTGGVVGWDETERFPDGLVAQVDQALRNIRAILAEAGAEPHHLVRLTWYVTDMDAYLEARRDLGGIYRDVFGQHFPAMALVQVVRLVEPPALVEIEATAVIPE, from the coding sequence GTGAGCACCATGATCGAGACCCCGCGCCGGAGCGCCGCCTTCCTGCAGCCCACCGGCTGGCCTGTGCCGCGTGGATACGCCAACGGCATGGCCGCCTCCGGCCGGCTCGTCGTCACCGGCGGCGTCGTGGGCTGGGACGAGACCGAGCGCTTCCCCGATGGGCTCGTCGCCCAGGTCGATCAGGCCCTCCGAAACATCCGGGCGATCCTGGCGGAGGCCGGCGCCGAGCCGCACCACCTCGTGCGGCTGACGTGGTACGTCACTGATATGGACGCCTATCTCGAAGCCCGGCGCGACCTTGGCGGGATCTACCGTGACGTGTTCGGCCAGCATTTCCCCGCCATGGCCCTGGTACAGGTGGTACGCCTCGTCGAGCCGCCGGCCCTGGTCGAGATCGAGGCCACCGCCGTGATTCCGGAGTAA
- the pytH gene encoding Pyrethroid hydrolase, giving the protein MRFLTLSDQQSRYFEGVIQFFRAKVMKFVLVHGSWHDGETFTAVADKLRAHGHDVHTPTIAGHGKDVGKAVNHADCTASIVRYIQDNDLNDFVLLGHSYGGTIISKVVEQVAERVRRLVFWNAFVLNDGESLLDAVPPHYREMFTDLANASPDNTVSMPFPVWREAFVNDADLETARATYDLLSSEPFQPFADKLDLKRFYEIVHSGRVPCSYINATEDTALPQGPEFGWHPRMSSRLGLFRLIQVSGSHEILFTAPGALADAIIRAGRD; this is encoded by the coding sequence ATGCGCTTTCTGACTTTAAGCGACCAGCAATCCCGGTATTTTGAAGGGGTAATTCAGTTTTTTCGGGCGAAAGTCATGAAATTCGTACTTGTTCACGGTTCCTGGCACGATGGCGAGACTTTTACTGCGGTCGCCGACAAACTGCGCGCCCATGGCCATGACGTGCATACCCCGACCATTGCCGGTCATGGCAAGGACGTAGGCAAAGCAGTCAATCACGCCGACTGTACCGCCTCGATCGTTCGATACATTCAAGACAACGATCTCAACGACTTCGTTCTGCTCGGGCACTCCTACGGCGGAACCATTATCTCCAAAGTCGTGGAACAAGTTGCCGAACGTGTCAGGCGGCTCGTATTCTGGAACGCGTTCGTGCTCAACGACGGCGAGAGCTTGCTGGATGCGGTTCCGCCGCATTACCGCGAGATGTTCACCGACCTCGCCAACGCGTCGCCGGACAACACCGTGTCGATGCCGTTCCCAGTCTGGCGCGAGGCATTTGTCAACGACGCGGATCTTGAGACCGCCCGGGCAACCTACGACCTGCTCTCCTCCGAGCCGTTCCAGCCCTTCGCCGACAAGCTCGACCTGAAGCGCTTCTACGAGATCGTCCACAGCGGCCGAGTGCCCTGCTCGTACATCAACGCCACGGAAGACACCGCACTGCCGCAAGGTCCGGAATTCGGATGGCACCCGCGTATGTCGAGTCGGCTGGGGTTGTTTCGGCTCATTCAGGTCAGCGGCAGCCACGAGATACTGTTTACTGCGCCCGGTGCGCTCGCCGACGCCATTATCCGGGCCGGACGAGACTGA
- a CDS encoding 1,4-dihydroxy-2-naphthoyl-CoA hydrolase, with product MNAAGRAPAPVLAHQDGLFSVPLRVRFSHCDPAGIVYFPRWFDLLNGVVEDWFTDGLGLDYRGFHEERGIGLGYGHAAADFLRPGFWNDRLDVYLRVARIGSASLELALTAFRDAEPVLAARLVIVTTALAERHAIPLPTDLRVAAERYRDAQPQNHASGDSP from the coding sequence ATGAATGCGGCGGGCCGCGCGCCGGCGCCGGTGCTGGCGCATCAGGACGGTCTCTTCAGCGTGCCCCTGCGCGTGCGCTTCTCCCACTGCGACCCGGCCGGCATCGTGTACTTCCCGCGCTGGTTCGACCTGCTGAACGGCGTCGTGGAAGACTGGTTCACGGACGGGCTCGGTCTCGATTACCGGGGCTTCCACGAGGAGCGGGGCATCGGCCTCGGCTACGGACACGCCGCGGCGGATTTCCTTAGGCCTGGCTTCTGGAACGACCGCCTCGATGTTTATCTCCGCGTCGCACGGATCGGCAGCGCCTCGCTGGAGCTCGCCCTGACGGCGTTTCGCGACGCGGAGCCCGTGCTCGCCGCCCGCCTCGTCATCGTCACCACCGCTCTCGCGGAGCGCCACGCGATCCCCCTTCCCACCGATCTGCGCGTGGCGGCCGAGCGCTACCGCGATGCCCAGCCACAGAACCACGCATCCGGAGACAGCCCGTGA